The window AGCCTTTTGCAACACGATTGAGCATCTATAAAGTTATTGATCGGCATGATCCAGTTTTAACCGATGTCCTAAATTCGAGATCTTCATCGCAAGATGAAATCCAAGGCTGGCGGTCTTTTCAATTTTTTTAAAATTGATTTTTTCAAAATCGTCGCCAGGTTTGTGGTAATCATCTGTCATGCCATCAAAGAAAAATACGATCGGTATATTCCAACGGGCATAATTATAATGATCGCTGCGATAATAAAATCGGTTGGGATCGAAATCGTCGTCAAATAAATAATCGAAAGTAAACAATCCCAATTCACGATTGGTTTCTTCATTCAGTTTTTTGAGTTCGCTGCTCAGACGATCCGAGCCGATCACGTAAATGCTGTCCGCACGGCCACGCCCGACCATGTCAAAATTCAATTGACTCACGATCTGCGACAATTCAAAAGGCCTGCGCGTGTCTTCATCCGTCATATATTCAGAACCTAGCAATCCTTTTTCCTCACCACTGTGAAACACCACTAGCACAGAACGTTTATTGGTTTTAGAGCGGGCCATGGCGCGGGCCATTCCCAAAACCGTCACGGTACCCGAGCCGTCGTCGTCGGCACCGTTATATATTTCATGATCCGCACCGATCCCTAAATGGTCATAATGAGCTCCGATTGCCACATATTCGTTTTTCAAAACGGGATCGATGCCCGGAATCACACCGACCACATTTTGGGCCTGCGTTTTTACATATTGCACGGAAACATATATTCGCGCCGAAGTACCTGAGATTGGAAATACCGGTAAGGTTTTTTTGGCAATCAATAAATGCCGTAAACTGTCGTACGGCACAGGACCATTATTCAATATGGATCTGAAAAAAAGTTCGTTCGCATAATAAAACGGTATCCGCGTCGAATCGGCCGCCATCAGGTCAGGCGTCGAAAATTCAATCCGGCTCGCCTTGAAATAACCGACCAGTTCGCTCCATTTTTCAAGAAGCGTTTCATTGCCCAACACGAACAGCGCCTTAGCGCCGAGCTCGCGCGCACGATGACGTTTGTAAAATAATGCGCTGTAGTAAGAACTGGGAATCGGGCCATAAAAAAATTTCTCGTCGTCAGATTCAGGTTCGCCGTCAAAAACCAAAACGATTTTATCTTTGACGTTGAGGTTTTTGTAGTCGTCGTAACCGAATTCCGGCGCGGTAATGCCGTAACCGGCAAAAACAAACGATCCGGCCGTGCTGCATTCAAAAAGAAAATTATGAAAATTGGCAAAATAATCGCCGTAGGTGTACAGTTTCTCATGCTTAGTCGAACTGTCGTACACTGACACGACCGAACTGCCCAGCACCGTTACTTTCGTTGCATCAAATTTTTGAAAATACGTCAAACTATCCGAATC of the bacterium genome contains:
- a CDS encoding M28 family peptidase; the protein is MKLAQNLYKIFLLSLSISLAGCVPVVIPPAVVTEKMFDLKQFMSDLRFLSNDLLEGREAGTRGEKIASLYLAGQLQKAGIAPFAYDGDSDSLTYFQKFDATKVTVLGSSVVSVYDSSTKHEKLYTYGDYFANFHNFLFECSTAGSFVFAGYGITAPEFGYDDYKNLNVKDKIVLVFDGEPESDDEKFFYGPIPSSYYSALFYKRHRARELGAKALFVLGNETLLEKWSELVGYFKASRIEFSTPDLMAADSTRIPFYYANELFFRSILNNGPVPYDSLRHLLIAKKTLPVFPISGTSARIYVSVQYVKTQAQNVVGVIPGIDPVLKNEYVAIGAHYDHLGIGADHEIYNGADDDGSGTVTVLGMARAMARSKTNKRSVLVVFHSGEEKGLLGSEYMTDEDTRRPFELSQIVSQLNFDMVGRGRADSIYVIGSDRLSSELKKLNEETNRELGLFTFDYLFDDDFDPNRFYYRSDHYNYARWNIPIVFFFDGMTDDYHKPGDDFEKINFKKIEKTASLGFHLAMKISNLGHRLKLDHADQ